From one Flavobacterium kingsejongi genomic stretch:
- a CDS encoding diacylglycerol/lipid kinase family protein: MIYLHFIVNPISGKGKHTITKEYLDTYFLEGQYKIRVDYSEYKKHAVLLTQNAIAENPDVIIACGGDGTINEVASCLVNTSIRLGIIPVGSGNGLASNLNIPRNIEQALAIIRKQNEQAIDVGKINDRYFFSNMGLGIDALIIRKYECFEKRTLSAYVKASLRASAEFKPPKMIVKWAGQEKKVVPFLFFVSNSNEMGYNMSLTPKASLSDGWLDLLIVSKLNIAQKMMFGTLVLLNKTDKFKKAERFLVKELEIVLPEATTVDLQADGEYYHLDNSTISVAVLEKALTVLVDSKL; encoded by the coding sequence ATGATTTATTTACATTTTATTGTAAATCCGATTTCGGGAAAAGGAAAACATACAATAACCAAAGAGTATTTAGATACTTATTTTTTAGAAGGCCAATATAAGATACGGGTCGACTATTCGGAATATAAAAAACATGCGGTGCTGCTCACCCAAAATGCGATAGCTGAAAATCCGGATGTGATTATCGCCTGTGGTGGTGATGGCACGATCAATGAAGTTGCTTCCTGTTTGGTGAATACCAGTATACGTTTGGGAATTATTCCTGTAGGATCCGGGAACGGCCTGGCTTCAAATCTTAATATTCCCAGGAATATAGAGCAGGCATTAGCGATTATACGTAAGCAAAATGAGCAGGCAATTGATGTAGGCAAGATCAATGACAGGTATTTTTTCAGTAATATGGGATTGGGTATAGATGCGCTGATCATCCGGAAATACGAATGTTTTGAAAAACGAACCCTGAGCGCTTATGTGAAAGCATCGCTTAGGGCGAGTGCTGAATTTAAACCGCCAAAAATGATTGTGAAGTGGGCAGGTCAGGAGAAGAAGGTAGTTCCCTTTTTGTTTTTTGTGTCTAATTCCAATGAAATGGGGTACAATATGAGCCTTACGCCAAAAGCGAGCCTTTCGGATGGATGGCTGGATTTATTGATTGTATCTAAACTTAATATCGCACAGAAAATGATGTTTGGTACTTTGGTGCTGCTCAATAAAACGGATAAATTCAAAAAGGCAGAGCGATTTTTGGTCAAAGAACTGGAGATTGTACTTCCGGAAGCTACGACGGTTGACTTACAGGCTGATGGCGAGTATTATCATCTTGACAATAGTACAATCAGTGTGGCGGTATTGGAAAAAGCCTTAACAGTACTGGTGGATTCAAAGTTATAA
- a CDS encoding phosphatase PAP2 family protein, with translation MKNWMIMLLFVALGKGYAQNKAVETSGDILMLAIPVSALATTLFYEEDNKGTWQFVKVYGTSFVVTQSLKRIIAKDRPEHNGTNAFPSGHSSNAFSGAAFIQRRYGWKVGLPAYALAAYTGWTRIDARKHDGWDVLGGAVIGIGSAYLFATPHEKKTQMDLTFSKTKEGCVVGFIYTF, from the coding sequence ATGAAAAACTGGATGATAATGCTGTTGTTTGTAGCGTTAGGAAAAGGATATGCGCAAAATAAGGCCGTAGAGACTTCTGGCGACATACTGATGCTGGCCATTCCGGTTTCAGCTTTAGCAACGACCTTATTTTATGAAGAAGATAATAAAGGGACCTGGCAATTTGTAAAAGTATATGGAACCTCTTTTGTGGTGACACAATCCTTAAAACGGATCATTGCAAAAGACCGGCCGGAGCATAATGGTACTAATGCGTTTCCGTCGGGGCACAGCTCCAATGCTTTCTCGGGGGCAGCTTTCATTCAGCGCCGCTATGGATGGAAAGTAGGACTACCGGCTTATGCTTTGGCGGCGTATACTGGATGGACCCGTATTGATGCCCGAAAACACGATGGCTGGGATGTGCTGGGTGGTGCTGTAATTGGGATTGGAAGTGCCTATTTATTTGCTACGCCTCATGAAAAGAAGACCCAGATGGATCTTACTTTTTCAAAGACGAAAGAGGGCTGCGTTGTTGGTTTTATTTATACTTTCTAA
- a CDS encoding thioredoxin family protein, whose amino-acid sequence MKSTIVIALLLFSNAGYTQEWYTNLDTAKARAISENKNILLVFSGSDWNPSSIALEKEVWQSEEFKADVLTHWVLLSADFPQKNPGSKPVNVQNDNMVLAEKYNRDGFFPWIVVLDKYGKVLGKTGYDTEMSVREYINHIKSFLR is encoded by the coding sequence ATGAAAAGTACTATAGTTATCGCGTTGCTTCTCTTCTCTAATGCGGGTTATACTCAGGAATGGTATACCAATTTAGATACGGCAAAAGCACGTGCGATTTCTGAAAATAAAAATATTTTACTCGTCTTTTCGGGTTCCGACTGGAATCCATCAAGCATAGCGTTGGAAAAAGAAGTATGGCAGTCAGAAGAGTTCAAAGCAGATGTTTTGACACACTGGGTATTGCTATCGGCAGATTTTCCACAGAAAAATCCGGGATCCAAGCCTGTGAATGTCCAGAATGATAATATGGTGCTGGCAGAGAAATACAACCGCGATGGTTTTTTTCCGTGGATTGTAGTACTGGACAAATATGGAAAAGTACTCGGTAAAACGGGGTATGATACAGAAATGTCCGTACGCGAGTATATCAATCATATCAAATCATTTCTGAGATAA
- a CDS encoding response regulator transcription factor — MHILIVEDEKGISDFLKEGLEEEGYQITIASNGMEGLRLAQLHLYDLILLDWMLPKLNGLQVCIEYRKKNMLTPIIFLTAKDTLQETIAGLQAGANDYIKKPFSFEELLERIKVQFRTIPPTPTEYVLGTIRIKNETHQVFNGTKEIFLTQKEYLLLEYLIKNTGIVCTRTQIIQDVWNIYFEYDTGVIDVFINSIRKKLGLKKEEDYIRTIRGVGYIANTIV; from the coding sequence ATGCATATTTTAATTGTTGAAGATGAAAAAGGAATATCCGATTTCCTGAAAGAAGGCTTGGAAGAAGAAGGCTATCAGATTACCATTGCCAGTAATGGAATGGAAGGATTGCGTTTAGCACAATTGCATCTATATGACCTGATCCTGTTGGATTGGATGTTACCGAAGCTAAACGGTTTACAGGTCTGCATCGAATATCGCAAAAAAAACATGCTGACTCCCATTATTTTTCTGACTGCCAAAGATACACTTCAGGAAACGATTGCCGGACTTCAGGCAGGGGCCAATGATTATATCAAGAAACCTTTTAGCTTTGAAGAATTGCTGGAGCGTATCAAAGTACAGTTTCGGACAATTCCGCCAACTCCCACAGAATATGTGTTGGGAACGATTCGTATTAAAAATGAAACCCATCAGGTTTTCAATGGAACCAAAGAAATTTTCCTGACCCAAAAAGAATACCTGCTTTTGGAGTACCTGATCAAAAATACAGGTATTGTATGCACGCGGACGCAGATCATCCAGGATGTGTGGAATATTTACTTTGAATATGATACCGGAGTCATTGATGTGTTTATCAATTCGATTCGCAAGAAATTAGGGTTGAAAAAAGAAGAAGACTACATTCGAACCATCCGGGGAGTGGGCTATATTGCTAATACCATCGTATAA
- a CDS encoding sensor histidine kinase, with translation MKSLSFRNRIAFYNLISTATIIFGVFVIIYSIVSLSVNRDINNDLAMEIDIHKNQVEIQKGEVRLVDEEEWGEVEHNEININPVFVQVFDKNRNSVEKSPNLKDESLRLIPNKGENDYCNTYLGDIAIRQVQTALTNKGNTVGYVVIPMSVEAPKKVLENLLYTLFTIFPIILFLLFFLTRYIAGRSIKPALNIINTTSRITNNNFNERIVLPRNKDELYVLSKSINDLLDRIEDAIEREKQFTSDASHELRTPLAVIKGTLEVLIRKPREIQHYEEKIKYCVTEVDRLNNLVDQLLLLARFENQKKIVKAENILLDEVVLQSLQRYSSRIEVKKLTIDFKFKEHFRIVSDGYLVSIIIDNLVSNAVKYSKDNGQIAIHLKMEQDTISFRISDEGIGIDAKDLSKIYEQFYRSEATEHVEIKGNGLGLSIVKKLCVLLGIGIEVKSEKDCGTTAILYFKKN, from the coding sequence ATGAAATCATTATCATTCCGGAACCGCATCGCCTTTTACAACCTGATCAGTACTGCTACGATTATTTTTGGCGTATTTGTAATCATTTATAGTATTGTATCCTTATCGGTAAATCGGGATATCAACAATGACCTCGCAATGGAAATCGACATCCATAAAAATCAGGTTGAAATCCAAAAAGGGGAAGTACGGCTGGTGGATGAAGAGGAATGGGGTGAGGTGGAGCATAATGAAATTAATATCAATCCGGTTTTTGTACAGGTTTTTGATAAAAACCGGAATTCCGTAGAGAAATCACCCAACCTGAAAGATGAAAGCCTCAGGCTCATTCCGAATAAGGGGGAAAATGATTATTGCAATACCTATTTGGGCGATATTGCTATTCGGCAGGTGCAAACGGCACTCACGAATAAAGGAAACACTGTAGGGTATGTGGTAATACCAATGTCAGTGGAAGCGCCTAAAAAAGTACTTGAAAACCTATTGTATACGCTATTTACCATCTTTCCAATTATATTATTCCTGCTGTTTTTCCTGACGCGCTATATTGCGGGCAGAAGCATAAAACCGGCATTAAATATTATCAATACCACCAGTCGGATTACCAATAATAATTTCAATGAGCGTATTGTATTGCCCCGTAATAAAGATGAGTTGTATGTCCTCTCAAAAAGCATCAATGACTTACTGGATCGCATTGAAGATGCCATTGAGCGTGAAAAACAGTTTACTTCAGATGCTTCCCATGAACTGAGAACCCCTTTGGCTGTTATAAAAGGAACACTTGAAGTCTTGATTCGTAAACCGCGTGAAATACAGCATTATGAAGAGAAAATAAAATACTGTGTAACGGAGGTCGATCGCCTGAATAATTTAGTAGATCAATTGCTGTTGCTGGCCCGGTTTGAAAATCAAAAGAAAATAGTCAAGGCTGAAAACATACTGCTGGATGAAGTGGTTTTGCAATCCCTACAGCGGTACTCTTCCCGAATTGAAGTGAAGAAACTGACGATTGATTTTAAATTCAAAGAGCATTTCAGAATTGTATCCGATGGCTATCTGGTTTCTATTATAATTGATAATTTGGTTTCGAATGCTGTAAAATATTCCAAAGATAATGGACAGATTGCTATTCACTTGAAAATGGAGCAGGATACCATTTCGTTTCGCATTTCAGACGAGGGCATTGGCATTGATGCTAAAGACCTGTCGAAGATATATGAACAATTCTATCGTTCTGAAGCCACAGAGCATGTGGAGATCAAAGGCAATGGCCTGGGACTGTCAATCGTCAAAAAACTATGTGTACTGTTGGGTATTGGCATAGAGGTCAAAAGTGAAAAAGATTGCGGCACTACGGCAATCTTATATTTCAAAAAGAATTAA
- a CDS encoding RluA family pseudouridine synthase encodes MKELSTKHNLQVLHEDNHIIVVNKRVGDIVQGDKTGDKPLSEVVKEYIKDKYNKPGEVFLGVVHRLDRPTTGIVVFARTSKALTRLNELFKNRETQKTYWAVVKNKPSKPADTLVHFLKRNEKNNTSKAHLKEVPDSKVASLDYTIIKELNNYSVLEINLHTGRHHQIRAQLSAIGSPIKGDLKYGFDRSNPDGGIHLHARKLVFVHPVTKEPITIVAPTPSEVIWNAVR; translated from the coding sequence ATGAAAGAACTTTCGACCAAGCATAATCTTCAGGTATTACATGAGGACAATCATATTATTGTAGTCAACAAAAGGGTTGGCGATATTGTCCAGGGAGATAAAACCGGAGATAAACCCTTGAGTGAAGTGGTCAAAGAATATATTAAGGATAAATACAACAAACCCGGTGAGGTTTTTTTAGGCGTAGTACACCGCCTGGACAGGCCTACCACCGGGATTGTGGTTTTTGCCCGTACTTCTAAGGCGCTTACACGGCTCAATGAGCTTTTCAAAAACAGGGAAACACAGAAAACCTATTGGGCTGTCGTCAAAAATAAACCTTCCAAACCGGCAGATACCCTGGTGCATTTCCTAAAACGGAACGAAAAGAACAATACCTCCAAAGCACACCTCAAAGAAGTACCGGACAGCAAAGTGGCCAGCCTGGATTACACTATTATTAAAGAGCTGAATAACTATTCCGTATTGGAAATCAACCTGCATACCGGTAGGCACCACCAAATACGCGCACAACTTTCAGCCATTGGATCGCCGATTAAAGGTGACCTGAAATATGGTTTTGACCGAAGTAATCCTGATGGCGGTATTCACCTGCATGCCCGTAAACTGGTATTTGTACATCCTGTAACGAAAGAACCGATTACAATAGTCGCTCCTACACCATCAGAAGTAATCTGGAACGCGGTACGGTAA
- the panB gene encoding 3-methyl-2-oxobutanoate hydroxymethyltransferase — MSVAKKDYKRITTKSLIEMKANGEKISMLTAYDFTMAKIVDTAGVDVILVGDSASNVMAGHETTLPITLDQMIYHASSVVRAISRSLVVVDLPFGSYQSDPKEALRSSIRIMKESGAHAVKMEGGSEIKDSIKKILNAGIPVMGHLGLTPQSIYKFGTYTVRAKEEEEAEKLLQDAKLLERIGCFALVLEKIPAHLAQKVAESISIPVIGIGAGGGVDGQVLVIHDMLGMNNEFSPRFLRRYMNLYEEMTTAIGNYVTDVKSADFPNEKEQY; from the coding sequence ATGTCTGTAGCTAAAAAAGATTATAAAAGAATAACAACGAAGTCTTTGATTGAAATGAAAGCGAATGGAGAAAAAATATCCATGTTAACCGCATACGATTTCACCATGGCCAAAATTGTAGATACCGCAGGTGTCGACGTAATTCTTGTGGGTGATTCTGCTTCCAATGTGATGGCAGGTCATGAAACCACGCTGCCCATAACCCTGGATCAAATGATCTACCACGCATCCAGTGTGGTTCGTGCTATCTCCAGAAGCCTTGTTGTTGTTGATCTTCCTTTTGGGAGCTACCAATCAGATCCTAAAGAAGCCTTGCGCTCCTCTATCAGGATTATGAAAGAAAGCGGCGCTCACGCTGTAAAAATGGAAGGCGGAAGCGAAATAAAAGATTCTATCAAAAAAATACTCAACGCCGGAATTCCAGTAATGGGACACTTAGGCCTGACCCCACAATCCATCTATAAATTTGGTACGTATACTGTTCGTGCCAAAGAAGAAGAGGAAGCTGAAAAACTATTGCAGGACGCAAAACTCCTGGAACGTATTGGTTGCTTTGCCCTTGTTCTTGAGAAAATACCGGCACACCTGGCTCAAAAAGTAGCCGAAAGCATTTCCATTCCGGTAATCGGAATTGGTGCTGGTGGTGGTGTAGACGGACAGGTACTTGTAATCCATGATATGCTGGGAATGAACAATGAATTCAGTCCTCGTTTCCTGAGACGTTACATGAATCTGTATGAGGAAATGACAACAGCTATCGGAAACTATGTTACCGATGTAAAATCTGCTGATTTCCCAAATGAAAAAGAGCAATATTAA